One window of Quercus robur chromosome 5, dhQueRobu3.1, whole genome shotgun sequence genomic DNA carries:
- the LOC126724792 gene encoding GDSL esterase/lipase 1-like has translation MMGLRFYLCFLVLFTTLFISTHSLGHLCLPEEHVALFIFGDSLFDAGNNNYINTTTDYQANYEPYGKNFFKYSSGRYSDGRIIPDFIAEFAKLSFITPYLHPGYHQYTDGANFASAGAGALVETRQGMVIDLKTQLSYFKNFERLLSEKLDDAEAKTLLSRAVYLINIGANDYVVPFTRNSSIFQSYSQKEYVDMVIGNLTFVIKEIYKEGGRKFGFLNLAPLGCLPLGRALNSGKTNECKHELTALAKLHNKALTEVLHNLENELNGFRYSIADTYTILSERINNPLKYGFKEGYIACCGIGPYKGINSCGGKRSVKEYELCENASEYVFFDTVHPSEKANQQFAELMWSGTPNVTGPYNLKALFEHK, from the exons ATGATGGGCTTAAGGTTCTACTTGtgtttcttggttttgtttACAACCCTTTTCATCTCAACCCACAGCCTTGGTCACCTTTGCCTGCCAGAAGAACATGTTGCCTTATTCATCTTTGGAGATTCATTATTTGATGCTGgaaataataattatatcaaCACCACAACTGATTACCAAGCAAATTATGAGCCATATGGGAAGAACTTTTTCAAGTACTCTTCTGGGAGATATTCCGATGGCCGTATAATTCCAGATTTTATTG CTGAGTTTGCAAAGTTGTCATTCATTACACCATATCTACATCCTGGTTACCATCAATATACTGATGGGGCAAACTTCGCATCCGCTGGAGCCGGTGCTCTTGTTGAAACTCGCCAAGGAATG gTGATCGACCTAAAAACTCAATTAAGTTATTTCAAGAACTTCGAGAGGCTGTTGAGCGAAAAACTTGATGATGCAGAAGCTAAGACATTATTGTCCAGAGCTGTATACTTAATTAACATTGGAGCTAATGATTATGTAGTCCCTTTCACGAGGAATTCCAGCATCTTTCAATCCTATTCTCAAAAAGAATATGTAGACATGGTGATCGGCAATTTGACATTTGTGATCAag GAAATATATAAGGAAGGAGGAAGAAAATTTGGGTTTCTAAACTTGGCGCCATTGGGTTGTCTTCCATTGGGAAGAGCACTAAATTCAGGAAAGACAAATGAATGCAAGCATGAACTGACAGCCCTAGCAAAACTGCATAATAAAGCACTTACCGAAGTTCTCCATAATCTAGAGAACGAGCTCAATGGATTTAGATATTCAATAGCCGATACCTACACTATTCTTAGTGAAAGAATAAATAATCCTTTGAAATATG GTTTTAAGGAAGGGTATATTGCATGTTGTGGAATTGGACCGTACAAAGGAATTAATAGTTGTGGAGGAAAGAGATCAGTTAAAGAGTACGAATTATGTGAGAATGCTAGTGAATATGTGTTCTTTGACACTGTTCATCCCTCAGAAAAAGCCAACCAGCAATTCGCAGAGCTAATGTGGAGTGGAACTCCCAATGTTACAGGACCTTATAATCTCAAAGCATTGTTTGAACACAAATGA